Proteins encoded within one genomic window of Mycolicibacterium aubagnense:
- a CDS encoding potassium transporter Kup, whose amino-acid sequence MGTHPDTGRKGLGAGLAVSALGVVFGDIGTSPIYTMQTVFDPGDPHPVPISRDHIYGVVSLIFWSVMLIVTVTYVMLVMRANNDGEGGVMALITLVKRSSNKLGKRTATILAGLGILGAALFFGDSMITPAISVLSAVEGAKTIDARLADWVVPITAVIIMALFSVQRHGTAVVGRFFGPVMVLWFGAIGACGVMGITQEPAILRALNPMYALSFMAGHFGIAFFALAAVVLSVTGAEALYADMGHFGRKPITLAWLLLVFPACTLSYFGQGALLLQNPTVHDAPFFLLTPDWGRLPMVLLATAATVIASQAVITGAFSVAAQAAHLGYLPRLRILHTSASTMGQIYVPWINTILMVAVLTLVFAFRSSASLAYAFGMAVTGTITITTLLFLNIARARWNWPLWSVIAIGAPLLTVDLMFLAANLTKLVHGAWLPLLIGLIAFTVMTTWQEGRAVVTRARDEVEGPLRQFVDSIVSSDPPLTRVPGTAVFLNRGIETAPLAMRANVRYNRMLHEHVVVLSLVTATVPRVSDADRLSIDDLGYSDDGIIHVTATYGYMDRPDVPAALALIDAAQTEGPLDLAGATYFLSKVDLVMGKKPSMAPWRTRLFIGTSYITSDAAAYFQLPLDRTVVLGSRIEV is encoded by the coding sequence GTGGGCACACACCCCGACACCGGTCGGAAGGGGCTTGGAGCGGGCCTGGCCGTCAGCGCGCTGGGCGTCGTCTTCGGCGACATCGGGACGAGCCCGATCTACACGATGCAGACGGTGTTCGATCCGGGAGACCCGCATCCGGTGCCGATCAGCCGGGACCACATCTACGGTGTGGTCTCCCTGATCTTCTGGTCGGTCATGCTGATCGTCACCGTCACCTACGTCATGCTGGTGATGCGCGCCAACAACGATGGTGAAGGCGGCGTCATGGCGCTGATCACCCTCGTGAAGCGGTCGTCGAACAAGCTCGGCAAGCGCACCGCGACCATTCTGGCTGGGCTCGGAATCCTCGGCGCCGCACTGTTTTTCGGTGACTCGATGATCACCCCGGCAATCTCGGTGCTGTCGGCCGTCGAAGGCGCGAAGACCATCGACGCCCGCCTGGCCGACTGGGTGGTGCCGATCACCGCGGTGATCATCATGGCATTGTTCAGCGTGCAGCGGCACGGCACTGCGGTCGTCGGCAGGTTCTTCGGCCCGGTGATGGTCCTGTGGTTCGGTGCGATCGGCGCCTGCGGCGTCATGGGTATCACCCAGGAACCCGCGATTCTGCGTGCACTCAACCCGATGTATGCGCTGAGCTTCATGGCCGGGCACTTCGGCATCGCGTTCTTCGCCCTGGCCGCCGTCGTGCTGTCGGTGACGGGTGCCGAGGCGCTGTACGCCGACATGGGCCATTTCGGCCGCAAGCCGATCACCTTGGCCTGGCTGCTGCTGGTATTCCCCGCCTGCACGCTGAGCTACTTCGGGCAGGGCGCGCTCCTGCTGCAGAACCCGACAGTGCACGACGCCCCGTTCTTTCTCCTGACGCCCGACTGGGGCCGGCTGCCGATGGTGCTCCTGGCCACGGCGGCCACCGTGATCGCGTCGCAGGCGGTGATCACCGGAGCGTTCTCCGTCGCTGCACAGGCCGCCCACCTCGGCTACCTGCCGCGCCTGCGGATCCTGCACACGTCGGCATCGACCATGGGCCAGATCTACGTGCCCTGGATCAACACCATCCTCATGGTCGCGGTATTGACCCTGGTGTTCGCGTTCCGCAGCTCGGCGTCCCTGGCATATGCGTTCGGCATGGCAGTCACGGGGACCATCACCATCACCACCCTGCTGTTCCTCAACATCGCACGCGCCAGGTGGAACTGGCCGCTGTGGTCGGTGATCGCGATCGGGGCCCCGCTACTCACCGTGGACCTGATGTTCCTGGCAGCCAACCTGACCAAGCTCGTACACGGTGCCTGGCTGCCGTTGCTGATCGGGCTGATCGCGTTCACGGTGATGACCACGTGGCAGGAAGGCCGCGCGGTGGTCACCCGGGCACGTGACGAGGTCGAAGGGCCACTGCGCCAGTTCGTCGACTCCATTGTCTCCAGTGACCCGCCGCTGACCCGGGTGCCCGGCACCGCGGTGTTCCTCAACCGCGGTATCGAGACGGCGCCACTGGCCATGCGCGCCAATGTCAGGTACAACCGCATGCTTCATGAGCACGTGGTGGTGCTCTCCCTGGTGACAGCGACGGTGCCGCGTGTCTCCGACGCCGATCGACTGAGCATCGACGACCTGGGCTACAGCGACGACGGGATCATCCACGTCACCGCCACCTACGGCTACATGGACCGGCCTGACGTCCCGGCCGCTCTGGCCCTCATCGATGCGGCTCAGACCGAGGGGCCGCTCGATCTGGCGGGCGCGACCTACTTCCTGTCCAAGGTCGATCTGGTGATGGGCAAGAAACCGTCAATGGCGCCATGGCGGACAAGGCTTTTCATCGGTACGTCGTACATCACGTCGGACGCCGCAGCCTACTTCCAGCTGCCGCTCGACCGCACAGTCGTTCTGGGCTCCCGCATCGAGGTGTGA
- a CDS encoding VC0807 family protein — protein MSDTPKTLREYVTNTAINTVPPLVAYYVLRMFDVEPYLALVGAIVTAAAQGALTMVRKRKVEPANVVVIVGAACSLTIALTTKNPRIVQALELVPMSLLVWSFAISGLLRKPNSKKVAGVVSPMLAEPALPDRGWTEQSIQDWHRLHTQLCVGLGLLCGVYPVFALYLIVNYPVDLSQFVIVATGPTLVVLSIVFAVARIRRFVGQHDALASASACGDRESRR, from the coding sequence ATGTCCGATACTCCGAAGACCCTGCGCGAATACGTCACCAACACGGCGATCAACACCGTGCCGCCGCTGGTCGCGTACTACGTGCTGCGCATGTTCGACGTCGAGCCGTACCTGGCGCTGGTCGGTGCGATCGTCACCGCTGCCGCGCAGGGCGCGCTGACCATGGTGCGCAAGCGGAAGGTCGAGCCCGCGAACGTCGTGGTGATCGTCGGCGCCGCGTGCTCGCTCACCATCGCACTCACCACCAAGAACCCGCGCATCGTGCAAGCCCTCGAGCTCGTCCCGATGTCCCTGCTGGTCTGGTCCTTCGCGATCAGCGGCCTGCTGCGCAAGCCGAATTCGAAGAAGGTCGCCGGCGTCGTCTCCCCCATGCTCGCCGAGCCGGCCCTGCCCGACCGCGGCTGGACCGAGCAGAGCATCCAGGACTGGCACCGGCTGCACACGCAGCTGTGCGTCGGACTCGGGCTGCTCTGCGGTGTCTATCCCGTGTTCGCGCTGTACCTGATCGTCAACTACCCGGTGGACCTCTCACAGTTCGTCATCGTCGCAACCGGCCCCACCCTCGTGGTCCTCAGCATCGTGTTCGCGGTGGCCCGCATTCGCCGGTTCGTCGGGCAGCACGACGCTCTCGCGTCCGCCTCGGCCTGCGGCGATCGAGAATCACGGCGCTGA
- a CDS encoding Ms4527A family Cys-rich leader peptide, giving the protein MHCSWQNGGVSASLNRALGSALVMRRHVDFKRVCSCCCLS; this is encoded by the coding sequence ATGCACTGCTCGTGGCAGAATGGCGGGGTGTCCGCCAGCCTCAACCGCGCCCTCGGTTCCGCATTGGTAATGCGGCGGCATGTCGACTTCAAGCGCGTATGCAGCTGTTGCTGTCTGTCTTGA
- a CDS encoding salicylate synthase — MTAEALDAASVTRIALPADVSPADLIAQLAAELPERSGADYVGYEHSGEWVLAIGVRTAIELDSDELRIVDAGGGVARQVWSGRPAEVLGDAVDRLLLETDRLFGWVAFEFGAYRFGLQQRLPAGTPLARVFSAQTQVVVADGEVRVSGDGDVVAETLNRLLQKGIPAAGGTRAVDVSVDGSDYPARVAAAVAEIVAGDYQKVILSRRFEVPFAVDFPATYRVGRANNTPVRSFLLRLGGIRALGFSPELVAAVRADGAVITEPLAGTRAFGRGADRDRAAREDLESNSKEIVEHAISVRSSQEEIAEVAKAGTTVVSDFMTVRERGSVQHLGSTVSGQLSEQLTRMHALEALFPAVTASGIPKAESVDAIMRLDESPRGLYSGAVVMFSADGGMDAALTLRSAYEADGHTWLRAGAGIIAESTPAREFEETCEKLTTLAPYLVPRP, encoded by the coding sequence GTGACTGCTGAAGCTCTCGACGCGGCGTCGGTGACGCGAATTGCGTTGCCCGCCGACGTCTCCCCGGCCGATCTGATCGCGCAACTCGCAGCCGAACTTCCCGAGCGCTCCGGCGCCGACTACGTCGGCTACGAGCATTCGGGCGAGTGGGTGCTGGCCATCGGAGTGCGCACCGCCATCGAACTCGACAGCGACGAGTTGCGGATCGTCGACGCCGGTGGCGGCGTCGCCCGCCAGGTGTGGAGCGGCCGGCCCGCAGAAGTGCTGGGCGATGCCGTCGATCGGCTGCTCCTGGAGACCGACCGGCTGTTCGGTTGGGTCGCTTTCGAATTCGGTGCGTACCGGTTCGGGTTGCAGCAGCGGCTGCCGGCGGGTACCCCGCTGGCGCGGGTCTTCAGCGCGCAGACCCAGGTGGTCGTCGCCGACGGCGAGGTGCGCGTGTCGGGCGACGGGGACGTCGTCGCCGAGACCCTGAATCGTCTGCTGCAGAAGGGGATTCCGGCTGCCGGCGGCACCCGCGCCGTCGACGTGAGTGTCGACGGCAGCGACTACCCGGCGCGGGTGGCCGCTGCCGTCGCCGAGATCGTTGCCGGCGATTATCAGAAGGTGATCCTGTCGCGGCGGTTCGAGGTGCCGTTCGCGGTCGACTTCCCGGCGACATACCGCGTGGGCCGGGCGAACAACACCCCGGTGCGGTCATTCCTGTTGCGGCTGGGCGGGATTCGCGCACTGGGCTTCAGCCCGGAGCTGGTGGCCGCGGTACGTGCCGACGGTGCCGTGATCACCGAACCGCTGGCCGGAACCCGCGCCTTCGGCCGCGGCGCGGATCGCGACCGCGCGGCCCGCGAGGACCTGGAATCGAACTCGAAAGAGATTGTCGAGCACGCGATTTCGGTGCGCAGTTCGCAGGAGGAGATCGCCGAGGTGGCCAAGGCCGGCACCACCGTCGTCAGCGATTTCATGACGGTACGCGAGCGCGGCAGTGTGCAGCACCTGGGCTCGACCGTGTCCGGGCAGCTGTCGGAACAGCTGACCCGGATGCATGCGCTGGAGGCGCTCTTCCCGGCGGTGACCGCATCCGGGATCCCGAAGGCCGAGAGTGTCGACGCCATCATGCGGCTCGACGAGTCGCCGCGTGGCCTGTACTCCGGCGCGGTCGTGATGTTCAGCGCCGACGGCGGCATGGACGCGGCACTGACGCTGCGGTCGGCCTACGAGGCCGACGGCCACACGTGGCTGCGGGCCGGCGCCGGGATCATCGCCGAGTCGACTCCGGCACGTGAGTTCGAGGAGACCTGCGAGAAGCTGACGACGCTCGCGCCGTACCTGGTGCCCCGCCCCTGA
- a CDS encoding nitrite/sulfite reductase translates to MTTAKPAKTRDEGQWALGNREPLNANEVFKLEDDALNVRQRIIDVHSKQGFSSIDKDDLRGRYRWMGLYTQREQGYDGTYTGDDNADMLEAPYFMMRVRCDGGALTSAALRTIGDISVEFARDSADITDRENIQYHWIRIEDVPEIWRRLESVGLQTTEACGDCPRVVLGGPLSGESLTEVLDPSWAVDEIVRRYIGNPEFSNLPRKYKTAISGLQDVAHEINDIAFIGVNHPEHGPGLDIWVGGGLSTNPMLAQRLGAWVPLAEVPDVWEGITKVFRDYGYRRLRSKARLKFLIKDWGVEKFREVLETEYLGRKLIDGPAPEQVPHTIDHVGVQKLKNGLNAVGVAAIAGRSSGTILTKVADLAEAAGSDRIRLTPYQKLIILDVADDKVEELIAGLDALGLQTRPSHWRKNLMACTGIEYCKLSFAETRVRAQTLVPELEQRLADLNSQLDVPVTINLNGCPNSCARIQIADIGFKGQMIDDGNGPEEGFQVHLGGSLGLDSGFGRKLRQHKVLATELGDYIDRVVRNFVKQRETGERFAQWAIRADEADLR, encoded by the coding sequence GTGACAACAGCTAAACCCGCCAAGACCCGCGATGAAGGCCAGTGGGCCCTCGGCAATCGCGAGCCGCTGAACGCCAACGAGGTGTTCAAGCTGGAGGACGACGCGCTGAACGTGCGGCAACGCATCATCGACGTCCACTCCAAGCAGGGCTTCAGCAGCATCGACAAAGACGACCTGCGCGGCCGCTACCGCTGGATGGGCCTCTACACGCAGCGCGAGCAGGGCTACGACGGCACCTACACCGGCGACGACAACGCCGACATGCTGGAAGCCCCGTACTTCATGATGCGGGTGCGCTGCGACGGCGGCGCGCTGACCAGCGCCGCGCTGCGGACCATCGGCGATATCTCGGTCGAGTTCGCTCGCGACAGCGCCGACATCACCGACCGCGAGAACATCCAGTACCACTGGATCCGCATCGAGGACGTGCCGGAGATCTGGCGTCGTCTCGAATCCGTCGGTCTGCAGACCACCGAGGCGTGCGGCGACTGCCCCCGCGTCGTGCTCGGCGGCCCGCTGTCGGGTGAATCCCTCACCGAGGTGCTCGACCCGAGCTGGGCCGTCGACGAGATCGTGCGCCGCTACATCGGAAACCCGGAGTTCTCCAACCTGCCCCGCAAGTACAAGACCGCCATCTCGGGTCTGCAGGACGTCGCCCACGAGATCAACGACATCGCCTTCATCGGCGTCAACCACCCCGAGCACGGCCCCGGCCTCGACATCTGGGTCGGCGGTGGCCTGTCCACCAACCCGATGCTCGCCCAGCGCCTCGGCGCCTGGGTGCCGCTGGCCGAGGTGCCCGACGTCTGGGAAGGCATCACCAAGGTCTTCCGGGACTACGGCTACCGCCGCCTGCGCTCCAAGGCCCGCCTGAAGTTCCTGATCAAGGACTGGGGCGTCGAAAAATTCCGGGAAGTTCTCGAAACCGAATACCTCGGCCGCAAGCTGATCGACGGCCCGGCGCCCGAGCAGGTTCCGCACACCATCGACCACGTCGGCGTGCAGAAACTCAAGAACGGCCTCAACGCCGTGGGCGTCGCGGCAATCGCGGGCCGCTCCTCGGGCACCATCCTGACCAAGGTTGCCGACCTGGCCGAAGCCGCCGGCTCGGACCGGATCCGGCTGACCCCGTACCAGAAGCTGATCATCCTCGACGTCGCCGACGACAAGGTCGAGGAACTGATCGCCGGCCTGGACGCGCTGGGCCTGCAGACCCGGCCGTCACACTGGCGCAAGAACCTGATGGCCTGCACCGGCATCGAGTACTGCAAGCTCTCGTTCGCCGAGACCCGGGTCCGGGCCCAAACACTGGTGCCGGAGCTGGAGCAGCGGCTTGCCGACCTGAACTCCCAGCTGGACGTGCCCGTCACCATCAACCTCAACGGCTGCCCGAACTCGTGCGCCCGCATCCAGATCGCCGACATCGGTTTCAAGGGCCAGATGATCGACGACGGCAACGGCCCCGAGGAGGGGTTCCAGGTGCACCTGGGCGGCAGCCTGGGCCTGGACAGCGGTTTCGGCCGCAAGCTGCGTCAGCACAAGGTGCTGGCCACCGAGCTCGGCGACTACATCGACCGTGTTGTGCGCAACTTCGTGAAACAACGCGAGACCGGCGAGCGTTTCGCCCAGTGGGCCATTCGGGCCGACGAAGCTGACTTGAGGTGA
- a CDS encoding sirohydrochlorin chelatase, which yields MQLILTAHGSADPRSAANAREVARTVATSRRDVDVKVAFCEQNSPNLRDVLADSPAGGVVVPLLLADAYHARIDIPEMIADVNPAVRQANVLGEDDRLIHVLSQRLTHSGVSRLDSTVGVLVTAVGSSSATANARTGTVATGLVAGTHWQATTAFATGPQANLAEATELLLDQGATRLVIAPWFLAHGRITDRVAEFAAAHRIAMAQPLRSHRLVAETVLDRFDDVVAARHAA from the coding sequence ATGCAACTGATCCTCACCGCGCACGGCAGTGCCGATCCGCGGTCGGCGGCGAACGCCCGCGAGGTGGCCCGTACCGTGGCCACCTCGCGGCGCGACGTCGACGTCAAAGTGGCATTCTGCGAACAGAATTCGCCGAATCTGCGCGATGTGCTCGCCGACTCCCCCGCCGGCGGTGTGGTCGTGCCGCTGCTGCTGGCCGACGCCTATCACGCCCGCATCGACATCCCCGAGATGATCGCCGACGTCAATCCCGCGGTCCGGCAAGCCAACGTACTCGGTGAGGACGACCGCCTGATTCACGTGCTGAGCCAACGGCTGACGCATTCCGGGGTGTCCCGGCTCGACTCGACCGTCGGTGTCCTGGTGACTGCTGTCGGCTCGTCCTCGGCCACCGCCAACGCCCGGACCGGCACCGTGGCCACCGGACTGGTCGCCGGTACCCACTGGCAGGCGACGACGGCATTCGCGACGGGACCACAGGCCAACCTGGCCGAAGCCACTGAACTGCTCCTGGACCAAGGTGCGACGCGGTTGGTCATCGCGCCCTGGTTCCTGGCCCATGGTCGCATCACCGACCGGGTTGCCGAATTCGCTGCGGCACACCGGATTGCCATGGCGCAGCCACTGCGTTCGCACCGACTGGTCGCCGAAACCGTGCTGGACCGCTTCGACGACGTCGTGGCCGCTCGGCACGCCGCATAG
- the hemW gene encoding radical SAM family heme chaperone HemW yields the protein MTSDESRDASAGGPFGIYVHVPFCATRCGYCDFNTYTAGELGGANPDGWLRALRTELSMAGAQVELPVDTVFVGGGTPSLLGGSGLAAVLDAVRENFRLNPGAEVTTEANPESTSPQFFTELLEAGYTRVSLGMQSTAPHVLAALDRTHSAGRAPAAAREALAAGFAHVNLDLIYGTPGESDDDLRRSADAAIDAGVDHVSAYALIVEDGTALARRVRRGEILVPDDDVLAARYELLDAHLGQAGLDWYEVSNWSRPGGECRHNLGYWDGGQWWGAGPGAHGFVGSRRWWNVKHPNAYAEALAGGRLPVADFEELDDATRHVEDVMLRLRLRSGLPVAVLTAAERDRAHGAVADGLVAVTDDRLVLTDPGRLLADAVVRTVLD from the coding sequence ATGACCTCCGATGAATCGCGCGACGCCTCCGCCGGTGGTCCGTTCGGCATCTATGTCCACGTGCCGTTCTGCGCCACCCGGTGCGGGTACTGCGATTTCAACACCTATACCGCTGGTGAGCTGGGGGGAGCTAATCCCGACGGCTGGCTGCGGGCGCTGCGCACCGAGTTGTCGATGGCCGGTGCCCAGGTCGAGCTACCGGTCGACACGGTGTTCGTCGGCGGCGGCACTCCGTCGCTGCTGGGCGGCTCCGGGCTGGCGGCGGTGCTTGACGCGGTGCGGGAGAATTTCCGCCTCAATCCCGGCGCCGAGGTCACTACCGAGGCCAATCCGGAGTCGACGTCGCCCCAGTTCTTCACCGAGCTGTTGGAGGCGGGCTACACCCGGGTTTCGCTGGGCATGCAGTCCACGGCGCCGCACGTGCTGGCGGCACTGGACCGGACGCATTCGGCGGGCCGCGCCCCGGCAGCGGCGCGGGAAGCCCTGGCGGCTGGGTTCGCGCACGTCAACCTCGACCTCATCTACGGCACGCCGGGGGAGTCCGACGACGATCTGCGCCGTTCCGCGGACGCGGCCATCGATGCCGGTGTCGACCACGTCTCGGCCTATGCGCTGATCGTGGAGGACGGCACCGCGCTGGCCCGGCGGGTGCGGCGCGGCGAGATCCTCGTGCCCGACGACGACGTGCTCGCCGCCCGCTACGAGCTGCTGGATGCGCACCTCGGCCAAGCCGGGCTGGACTGGTACGAGGTGTCGAACTGGAGCCGCCCCGGCGGCGAATGCCGGCACAACCTGGGCTACTGGGACGGCGGCCAGTGGTGGGGCGCCGGACCCGGCGCGCACGGTTTCGTCGGGAGTCGGCGGTGGTGGAATGTCAAGCACCCCAACGCTTATGCCGAGGCGCTGGCCGGCGGCCGACTGCCGGTCGCGGACTTCGAGGAATTGGACGACGCCACCCGGCACGTCGAGGACGTCATGTTGCGGTTGCGGCTGCGTTCCGGTTTGCCGGTCGCGGTGCTCACCGCAGCCGAGCGGGATCGGGCGCATGGGGCGGTGGCCGACGGTCTCGTGGCGGTCACCGACGACCGTCTGGTGTTGACCGATCCGGGCCGCTTATTGGCCGACGCCGTGGTGCGCACCGTCCTGGACTGA
- a CDS encoding phosphoadenylyl-sulfate reductase — MTAVSETDLRALAERGAVELADASAEELLRWVDENFSGHYVVASNMQDAVLVEMAAKVRPGVDVLFLDTGYHFAETIGTRDAVEAVYGVNVVNVTPEHTVTEQDELLGKDLFASDAARCCSLRKVQPLSKALKGYSAWVTGIRRVEAPTRANAPLVSFDEAFGLVKINPIAAWSDEQMQEYIEANGILVNPLVDEGYPSIGCAPCTQKPVEGADPRSGRWAGLAKTECGLHAS; from the coding sequence ATGACTGCCGTATCCGAGACCGATCTGAGGGCGCTCGCCGAGCGCGGTGCCGTCGAGCTGGCCGACGCCAGCGCCGAGGAACTGCTGCGCTGGGTGGACGAGAACTTCTCCGGCCACTACGTCGTCGCCTCCAACATGCAGGACGCGGTGCTGGTCGAGATGGCTGCCAAGGTGCGGCCCGGCGTCGACGTGCTGTTCCTGGACACCGGCTACCACTTCGCCGAGACCATCGGCACCCGTGACGCGGTCGAGGCCGTGTACGGCGTGAACGTGGTGAACGTGACCCCCGAGCACACCGTCACCGAGCAGGACGAGCTGCTGGGCAAGGACCTGTTCGCCAGCGACGCCGCCCGGTGCTGCAGCCTGCGCAAGGTGCAGCCGCTGTCCAAGGCGCTCAAGGGCTACTCGGCATGGGTCACGGGCATCCGCCGGGTTGAGGCGCCGACGCGCGCCAACGCTCCGCTCGTCAGTTTCGATGAGGCGTTCGGTCTGGTGAAGATCAACCCGATCGCCGCGTGGAGCGACGAGCAGATGCAGGAGTACATCGAAGCCAACGGCATTCTGGTGAATCCGCTTGTCGACGAAGGCTATCCGTCCATCGGCTGCGCACCGTGCACCCAGAAGCCGGTCGAGGGCGCTGACCCCCGCAGTGGCCGCTGGGCCGGTCTGGCCAAGACCGAATGCGGTCTGCACGCGTCCTAG
- a CDS encoding acyltransferase family protein yields MARLLPDFRTVIDRTAPDRDRSIDVARLGALLVVMFGHCALLLATITAAGVQIGNTLGAVPSLQPATWVLQVMPLFFFAGGAAGIHSWRDGTPWGTWLFTRAQRLCRPALWYLGAWTAALIVVRFTMGAESAAALGNEAVALLWFLGTYLIVLAFVPALAQLRSGRSAALVVAALLAVAALGDWARISTHTLAAGAANLIVVWLIPMVIGAVYAHRFAAPRTALIVAAGTLAVQVALAKFGPYDVSLVVTGNERMSNVTPPTLLLALQCIWMPSLFIACTGAVRRWAQRPRVWYLIVVGNSGAMTLYLWHIVAIAIATFGLHAAGLDAYDPAAPYFWRNIAIRALVFAVVMTAMFLLLSPLEHNPLWWWDARVRATGRASTLAGVLVCAAGAALLLMAKYGLGTGSGWMLLALFTATLVGARISAGRPAARHEAAENGSAPGLSAR; encoded by the coding sequence ATGGCAAGACTCCTGCCCGACTTCCGGACCGTGATCGACCGCACCGCGCCCGACCGCGACCGCAGCATCGATGTGGCACGGCTCGGTGCGCTGCTCGTGGTGATGTTCGGCCACTGCGCACTGCTGCTCGCCACCATCACCGCTGCCGGTGTCCAGATCGGCAACACCTTGGGCGCCGTCCCCAGCTTGCAGCCGGCCACCTGGGTACTGCAGGTCATGCCGTTGTTCTTCTTCGCCGGGGGCGCCGCCGGCATACACAGTTGGCGGGACGGGACGCCCTGGGGCACGTGGCTTTTCACCCGTGCGCAACGCTTGTGCCGACCCGCGCTGTGGTACCTGGGCGCATGGACCGCCGCCTTGATCGTGGTGCGGTTCACCATGGGCGCGGAATCCGCGGCCGCGCTGGGCAATGAGGCGGTGGCACTGCTCTGGTTCCTCGGTACCTACCTGATCGTGCTGGCATTCGTCCCCGCATTGGCCCAGTTGCGGTCGGGACGATCTGCCGCGCTGGTGGTCGCTGCCCTCCTGGCGGTCGCGGCGCTCGGTGACTGGGCCCGGATCAGCACGCACACCTTGGCGGCCGGCGCGGCGAACCTGATTGTGGTCTGGTTGATCCCGATGGTCATCGGTGCGGTCTACGCGCACCGATTCGCCGCTCCCCGTACCGCGCTGATCGTGGCCGCAGGCACGCTGGCCGTTCAGGTGGCGCTCGCCAAGTTCGGCCCGTACGACGTGTCATTGGTCGTCACCGGCAACGAACGCATGTCCAACGTGACGCCCCCCACGCTTTTGCTTGCCCTACAGTGCATCTGGATGCCGAGCCTGTTCATCGCCTGCACCGGCGCGGTCCGCCGGTGGGCCCAGCGTCCCCGGGTCTGGTACCTGATCGTGGTGGGCAACAGCGGGGCCATGACGTTGTACCTGTGGCACATCGTGGCCATCGCGATCGCGACGTTCGGCCTGCATGCTGCCGGCCTGGATGCCTACGACCCGGCAGCCCCGTATTTCTGGCGCAACATCGCGATCCGGGCCCTGGTCTTCGCGGTGGTGATGACGGCCATGTTCCTGCTGCTGTCCCCGCTCGAGCACAACCCGTTGTGGTGGTGGGATGCCCGGGTCCGGGCGACGGGACGCGCGTCGACCCTGGCCGGTGTGCTGGTCTGCGCTGCCGGGGCCGCGCTACTGCTGATGGCCAAGTACGGGCTGGGGACGGGGTCGGGCTGGATGCTGTTGGCGCTCTTCACCGCTACCCTCGTCGGTGCCCGGATCAGCGCGGGGCGACCGGCAGCACGCCATGAAGCGGCCGAGAACGGCTCCGCTCCCGGACTCAGTGCGCGCTGA